From the genome of Colius striatus isolate bColStr4 chromosome 15, bColStr4.1.hap1, whole genome shotgun sequence, one region includes:
- the RUVBL1 gene encoding ruvB-like 1, with protein sequence MKIEEVKSTSKTQRIAAHSHVKGLGLDESGTAKPAGAGLVGQENAREACGVIVELIKSKKMAGRAVLLAGPPGTGKTALALAIAQELGSKVPFCPMVGSEVYSTEIKKTEVLMENFRRAIGLRIKETKEVYEGEVTELTPCETENPMGGYGKTISHVIIGLKTAKGTKQLKLDPSIFESLQKERVETGDVIYIEANSGAVKRQGRCDIYATEFDLEAEEYVPLPKGDVHKKKEIIQDVTLHDLDVANARPQGGQDILSMMGQLMKPKKTEITDKLRGEINKVVNKYIDQGIAELVPGVLFVDEVHMLDIECFTYLHRALESSISPIVIFASNRGNCVIRGTEDIVSPHGIPLDLLDRVMIIRTMLYTPQEMKQIIKLRAQTEGINISEEALNHLGEIGTKTTLRYAVQLLTPANLLAKINGKDSIEKEHIEEINELFYDAKSSAKILADQQEKYMK encoded by the exons ATGAAGATCGAGGAGGTGAAGAGCACCTCGAAGACGCAGCGCATCGCCGCCCACAGCCATGTcaaggggctggggctggacgAGAGCGGCACCGCCAAGCCGGCGGGGGCCGGGCTGGTGGGGCAGGAGAATGCGCGGGAG GCTTGTGGAGTTATAGTGGAACTaatcaaaagcaagaaaatggctggcagagctgtgctgttgGCAGGACCTCCTGGAACTGGCAAG actgcTCTGGCTTTAGCTATTGCTCAGGAACTGGGAAGTAAAGTTCCCTTTTGTCCTATGGTTGGAAGTGAGGTCTATTCCACTGAgatcaagaaaacagaagttctAATGGAAAACTTCAGACGTGCAATTG GGCTGAGGATTAAAGAGACCAAGGAGGTTTATGAAGGAGAAGTGACAGAACTAACTCCATGTGAGACTGAAAACCCTATGGGGGGGTATGGCAAAACCATCAGCCACGTAATTATAGGACTCAAAACCGCAAAGGGAACCAAACAACTGAAG CTGGACCCAAGCATATTTGAAAGTTTGCAGAAGGAGCGAGTGGAAACCGGTGATGTTATTTATATTGAAGCAAACAGTGGAGCTGTCAAG AGGCAGGGCAGGTGTGATATCTATGCTACGGAATTTGACCTTGAAGCTGAAGAGTATGTTCCCTTGCCAAAGGGTGATGTgcacaagaaaaaggaaattattcagGATGTCACCCTGCATGACTTGGATGTGGCCAATGCTCGACCTCAG GGTGGGCAAGACATTCTTTCTATGATGGGACAGCTGATGAAAcctaagaaaacagaaattactg ACAAACTTCGAGGAGAGATAAATAAGGTGGTGAATAAATACATCGATCAAGGCATCGCAGAGCTAGTCCCAGGTGTGCTCTTTGTAGATGAGGTTCATATGCTGGATATTGAGTGTTTCACATACCTACACCGAGCACTGGAATCTTCTATTTCCCCCATTGTCATCTTTGCTTCAAACCGAGGAAACTGTGTTATCAG AGGCACAGAGGATATAGTGTCTCCTCATGGAATACCACTGGACCTGCTGGATAGAGTCATGATCATCCGAACCATGCTGTATACACCCCAAGAAATGAAGCAG ATCATAAAACTTCGTGCTCAGACAGAAGGAATTAATATTAGTGAAGAAGCCCTAAACCATTTAGGAGAAATTGGTACCAAGACAACCTTAAG GTatgctgtgcagttgctgacCCCTGCTAACCTGCTTGCCAAGATTAATGGGAAAGACAGCATCGAGAAAGAGCATattgaagaaataaatgaaCTTTTCTATGATGCCAAATCCTCAGCAAAAATCTTGGCTGATCAACAGGAGAAGTACATGAAATGA